A part of Sulfurifustis variabilis genomic DNA contains:
- a CDS encoding NAD(P)H-dependent glycerol-3-phosphate dehydrogenase: MTRTKPTIAVLGAGAWGTALAVLLSRNGLGVRVWGHDPAHVERLRRKRLNPALPGIRLPESIEFSADLSVVAGGVRAFLVAVPSHAFRVSLEGLKVSLAPDGIVAWASKGFEPGSGKLLATVMDEVLGRRPRAIVSGPTFAIEVARGLPAALTVASEDPVVARTVCEWLRNDRLRVYTSEDVTGVQLGGAIKNVIAIAAGISDGLGFGANARAALITRGLAELARLGVAMGGRKETFWGLAGAGDLILTCTDDTSRNRRVGLGLGRGKKLADVLTEIGQEAEGVATARELYRLAHKLNVDMPITEQVYRVLYEDVPSVTAVETLFKREPRAE, encoded by the coding sequence ATGACGCGGACGAAGCCGACGATAGCGGTCTTGGGCGCGGGCGCCTGGGGAACCGCGCTCGCGGTGCTGCTCTCTCGTAACGGTCTCGGGGTCAGAGTGTGGGGGCACGACCCCGCGCACGTCGAGCGGCTTCGTCGCAAACGGCTCAATCCGGCGCTCCCCGGCATCCGTCTGCCCGAGTCCATCGAGTTCAGCGCGGATCTCTCCGTCGTCGCCGGCGGTGTGCGCGCGTTCCTGGTCGCCGTTCCCAGCCACGCCTTCCGCGTGTCCCTCGAAGGCCTGAAGGTGAGCCTCGCGCCGGACGGAATCGTTGCGTGGGCGAGCAAGGGTTTCGAGCCGGGCTCAGGGAAGCTGCTCGCCACCGTGATGGACGAAGTGCTCGGCCGACGGCCGCGTGCCATCGTGTCGGGTCCCACCTTCGCGATCGAGGTTGCCCGCGGACTCCCCGCCGCCCTGACCGTCGCCTCCGAAGACCCGGTGGTTGCCCGCACCGTATGCGAGTGGCTGCGCAACGACCGCCTGCGTGTCTATACGAGTGAGGACGTCACCGGCGTGCAACTGGGCGGCGCGATCAAGAACGTAATCGCCATTGCGGCCGGCATCAGCGACGGTCTCGGTTTCGGCGCCAATGCGCGCGCAGCGCTGATCACGCGCGGACTCGCCGAGCTTGCCCGCCTCGGGGTCGCGATGGGGGGCAGGAAGGAGACGTTCTGGGGGCTTGCCGGCGCGGGCGACCTCATCCTGACCTGCACGGACGACACCTCGCGCAACCGCCGCGTGGGCCTGGGTCTCGGTCGCGGAAAGAAGCTCGCCGATGTGCTGACCGAGATCGGGCAAGAGGCCGAAGGCGTGGCCACAGCCCGAGAGCTCTACCGGCTTGCGCACAAGCTCAATGTGGACATGCCGATCACCGAGCAGGTGTACCGGGTGCTCTACGAGGACGTTCCCTCGGTTACCGCCGTCGAAACGCTGTTCAAGCGCGAGCCGCGCGCAGAATAG
- a CDS encoding tetratricopeptide repeat protein, whose translation MKSARILVFPLLAIIAGCATLPDFRPDTDAEPPPASDNSAVVALLDSAHRDAATGRFDSAAASLERALRIEPRNASLWHELARVRLEQNQATQAIQLATKSNTLAGDNIRLRAENWRVIGQARAQTGDHRGAEAAFAKAEELAEQR comes from the coding sequence ATGAAAAGCGCGCGTATTCTGGTTTTCCCGTTGCTCGCGATCATCGCGGGCTGCGCAACCTTGCCCGATTTCCGTCCCGATACCGACGCGGAACCGCCTCCGGCCTCCGACAACAGCGCGGTCGTCGCGCTGCTCGACTCCGCGCACCGCGATGCGGCAACCGGTCGTTTTGACAGCGCCGCGGCCAGCCTGGAGAGAGCGCTGCGCATCGAGCCCCGAAACGCCTCCTTGTGGCACGAGCTCGCGCGCGTGCGGCTCGAGCAGAACCAGGCCACGCAGGCGATTCAGCTCGCCACCAAGTCGAACACGCTCGCCGGAGACAACATACGGCTGCGCGCGGAAAACTGGCGGGTCATCGGCCAGGCCCGCGCACAAACCGGCGATCATCGTGGCGCCGAGGCTGCCTTTGCGAAGGCCGAGGAGCTCGCGGAACAACGCTGA